One Campylobacter lari DNA segment encodes these proteins:
- a CDS encoding biotin/lipoyl-containing protein, with protein sequence MAKKLIDVMDTTFRDGFQSVYGARVLMNDFFPALEAAKEADIKHFEFGGGARFQSLFFYLNENAFEMMDKFRAIVGKEANLQTLARGVNTVALDTGSKEIIDLHAKMFAKHGTTTIRNFDALNDVNNLKFSGECIVKHGLKHEITITLMDLPPKCKGAHDVPFYERILKEILQAQIPFDSICFKDASGTSNPNKIYEVIKMARKNLPENMHIRLHTHETAGVSIACYLAALEAGVDGIDLAAAPVSGGTSQPDILTMLHALKGSNFDLGLDEEKILKYEEVLKDCLKDYFLPPEATAVNPLIPFSPMPGGALTANTQMMRDNNILDKFPQVIKAMQEVVEKGGYGTSVTPVSQFYFQQAFNNVMFGPWKKIADGYGKMVLGYFGKTPVAPDPEVIKLASEQLKLEPTIKLATDIADADESKSIAYIKNLLEKENLETSEENIFIVAACKEKGIAFLKGEAKVNVRKNSKLKPSLVNENQFTVSVNGNKYHVEVSAGFDRDVNVKSAVKVNSDKTEVKKAQVDDSANAIVASMNANVFKILVKENDSVKAGQVVAVLEAMKMEIEVSASKDGEIAELLVNAGESVSEGQALMTYK encoded by the coding sequence ATGGCTAAAAAGTTAATTGATGTAATGGATACCACATTTAGAGATGGTTTTCAATCTGTTTATGGTGCTAGAGTTTTAATGAATGACTTTTTTCCTGCCCTAGAAGCAGCTAAAGAAGCAGACATTAAACATTTTGAATTTGGCGGTGGAGCTAGGTTTCAAAGCCTATTTTTTTATTTAAACGAAAATGCCTTTGAAATGATGGATAAATTTAGAGCCATCGTTGGAAAAGAAGCAAATTTACAAACTCTTGCAAGAGGGGTTAATACCGTAGCACTTGATACAGGTAGTAAAGAAATTATTGACTTGCACGCAAAAATGTTTGCAAAACATGGCACAACCACCATAAGAAATTTTGACGCATTAAATGATGTAAATAATTTAAAATTTAGTGGAGAATGTATAGTTAAGCATGGTTTAAAACATGAAATTACTATTACTTTAATGGATTTACCTCCAAAATGTAAAGGTGCACATGATGTACCTTTTTATGAAAGAATTTTAAAAGAAATCCTACAAGCACAAATTCCTTTTGATAGTATTTGTTTTAAAGACGCAAGTGGAACTTCAAATCCAAATAAAATTTATGAAGTTATTAAAATGGCTAGAAAAAACTTGCCTGAAAATATGCATATAAGATTACATACGCATGAAACTGCAGGGGTGAGTATAGCATGCTATTTAGCAGCTTTAGAGGCAGGTGTTGATGGTATAGATTTAGCTGCTGCTCCTGTTAGCGGTGGTACTTCTCAGCCTGATATTTTAACTATGCTTCATGCTCTAAAGGGAAGTAATTTTGATCTTGGTCTGGATGAAGAGAAAATTTTAAAATATGAAGAAGTGTTAAAAGATTGCTTAAAAGATTATTTTCTACCACCTGAAGCAACAGCGGTAAATCCTTTAATACCTTTTTCACCTATGCCAGGTGGGGCATTAACTGCTAATACACAAATGATGAGAGATAATAATATTTTAGATAAATTTCCTCAAGTTATAAAAGCCATGCAAGAAGTAGTAGAAAAAGGTGGCTATGGTACTTCGGTTACTCCTGTATCGCAGTTTTATTTTCAACAAGCTTTTAATAATGTAATGTTTGGTCCTTGGAAAAAAATCGCAGATGGGTATGGTAAGATGGTTTTGGGATATTTTGGAAAAACTCCTGTTGCGCCAGATCCTGAAGTAATTAAGCTTGCAAGCGAGCAATTAAAATTAGAACCAACTATAAAATTAGCCACAGATATTGCTGATGCAGATGAGAGTAAAAGCATAGCTTATATTAAAAACTTATTGGAAAAAGAAAATTTAGAAACAAGTGAAGAAAATATTTTTATCGTTGCAGCTTGTAAAGAAAAAGGCATAGCTTTCTTAAAAGGCGAAGCTAAGGTTAATGTTAGAAAAAATAGCAAATTAAAACCAAGTCTTGTTAATGAAAATCAATTTACCGTTTCAGTTAATGGTAATAAATACCATGTGGAAGTAAGTGCAGGTTTTGATAGAGATGTTAATGTTAAAAGTGCTGTCAAGGTAAATTCAGACAAAACAGAAGTGAAAAAGGCACAAGTAGATGATAGTGCTAATGCCATCGTTGCGAGTATGAATGCAAATGTATTTAAAATTTTAGTCAAAGAAAATGATAGTGTAAAAGCAGGGCAAGTTGTAGCTGTACTTGAAGCTATGAAAATGGAAATTGAGGTTAGCGCAAGTAAAGATGGAGAAATCGCAGAACTTTTAGTAAATGCTGGTGAGAGTGTAAGTGAAGGCCAAGCTTTAATGACTTATAAATAA
- a CDS encoding sodium-dependent transporter, translating into MNDKFSKIGFVLAVAGGAIGLGNAWKFPTLVGQNGGFAFVLLYLLLTISIGFCVFLAEIAMGRLSQSDPVNAYKSLATKYAQKWKFAGFFMLGGIFVLSFYLVIMGWVLKYMITSIYYLPSNTQEAGVLFGNLIQNSILESSLYFLVAFFLTLFIVSRGVKSGIEKLNVWIMPSLFIMLVLMLVYCFFQDGFKEAFAYLFYPDFTKLSLNSVLTALGLAFFTLCLGIGCITTYAASLKDDTNLITSSIVIVLLNISIGLMMGLIVFTFIFKFNANPAEGAGLVFISLTTLFSNLGTIFGHFLAFYFFLALFFAGITSAVSMIEPFTFYLVNEYKISRKKALVFIGFVVFLLGMSCILSFSASYGASFSFFGLSFFDILDKLTSNFMLPLGAIASAIFVGFFVDKMKIYNLFSKFMSKAVFEVWYFLLRFVAPVAIIIIMLNQIL; encoded by the coding sequence ATGAATGATAAATTTTCTAAAATAGGTTTTGTTTTAGCCGTTGCAGGCGGGGCTATAGGACTTGGAAATGCTTGGAAATTTCCAACCTTAGTAGGGCAAAATGGAGGCTTTGCCTTCGTGCTTTTGTATTTGCTTTTGACTATTAGTATAGGATTTTGCGTATTTTTGGCTGAAATTGCTATGGGAAGATTAAGTCAAAGTGATCCTGTTAATGCTTATAAAAGCTTGGCAACTAAATATGCTCAAAAATGGAAATTTGCGGGATTTTTTATGCTCGGTGGAATTTTTGTATTATCTTTTTATCTTGTTATTATGGGTTGGGTTTTAAAATACATGATAACTTCGATTTATTATTTGCCTAGCAATACCCAAGAAGCAGGAGTTTTATTTGGAAATTTAATACAAAATAGTATTTTAGAAAGTAGTTTGTATTTTTTGGTTGCTTTTTTTCTTACCTTGTTTATTGTTTCAAGAGGGGTTAAAAGTGGTATAGAAAAACTCAATGTTTGGATTATGCCAAGTTTGTTTATCATGCTTGTTTTAATGCTAGTGTATTGTTTTTTTCAAGATGGTTTTAAGGAAGCTTTTGCTTATTTGTTTTATCCTGATTTTACTAAGCTTAGTTTAAACTCTGTTTTAACAGCTTTAGGTCTTGCTTTTTTTACTTTATGTTTGGGTATAGGTTGTATTACTACTTATGCAGCTTCATTAAAAGATGATACAAATTTAATTACAAGTTCAATTGTAATTGTACTTTTAAATATTAGCATAGGTTTAATGATGGGGCTTATTGTATTTACTTTTATATTTAAATTTAATGCTAATCCCGCAGAAGGTGCTGGACTTGTATTTATATCTTTAACAACTTTGTTTTCTAATTTAGGCACTATTTTTGGGCATTTTTTAGCCTTTTATTTTTTCTTGGCTTTATTTTTTGCAGGGATTACTTCAGCAGTTTCTATGATAGAACCTTTTACTTTTTATCTTGTGAATGAATATAAAATTTCAAGAAAAAAAGCTTTGGTTTTTATAGGCTTTGTGGTTTTTCTTTTAGGGATGAGTTGTATTTTATCTTTTAGTGCTAGTTATGGAGCTAGCTTTAGCTTTTTTGGTTTAAGTTTTTTTGATATTTTAGATAAATTAACTTCTAATTTTATGCTCCCACTTGGAGCTATTGCAAGTGCTATTTTTGTGGGATTTTTTGTAGATAAAATGAAAATCTATAATTTATTTTCTAAATTTATGAGTAAGGCTGTTTTTGAAGTATGGTATTTTTTACTTAGATTTGTTGCGCCTGTTGCGATTATTATCATTATGTTAAATCAAATTTTATAA
- a CDS encoding sodium-dependent transporter, which translates to MNEKFSKIGFVLAVAGSAVGLGNAWKFPTLVGNNGGSAFVVVYLLLTLGVAFVIFLAELSIGKLSEKDPVNAYHTLAPKNKKAWSFAGFFMLGAIILVSFYSVVIGWIAKYAYFGFFELPKDTNEAGAIFGNLLSNDVLSQFICFTFVFIVIFYVVSKGVKSGIEKLNVWMMPSLFILLILMLGYSFSMDGFSKASEFLFVPDFSKLSVNSILDALGLAFFSMSLGVCVILTYAASLPDKTNFISSALNIIIINTIIGLMMGLIVFTFIFEFGADPTQQGPGLIFISLTTLFAKLGFLGNVLAIAFFIALFFAGITSAISMIEPFTFYLINRYQISRKKALVFVGMIVYFLGSLSILSFYHVSAPSLNFFGKSFFDILDFFIQNLLMPISALITAFFVGFVLKKEALQILFQPFMRGIYFEIWYIFLRYISPLAVILIMARQLFF; encoded by the coding sequence ATGAATGAAAAATTTTCTAAAATAGGTTTTGTATTAGCAGTGGCAGGTTCAGCTGTTGGGCTTGGAAATGCTTGGAAGTTTCCAACTTTAGTGGGTAATAATGGCGGATCAGCTTTTGTAGTGGTGTATTTGCTTTTAACCTTAGGTGTGGCTTTTGTGATATTTTTAGCCGAACTTAGCATAGGAAAACTTAGCGAAAAAGATCCTGTAAATGCTTATCATACTTTAGCACCAAAGAACAAAAAAGCTTGGTCATTTGCGGGATTTTTTATGCTTGGTGCTATTATTTTAGTGTCTTTTTATAGTGTTGTTATAGGTTGGATAGCAAAATATGCTTATTTTGGGTTTTTTGAACTACCTAAAGATACAAATGAAGCAGGCGCTATTTTTGGAAATTTACTTTCTAATGATGTTTTATCTCAATTTATATGTTTTACTTTTGTATTTATAGTGATTTTTTATGTAGTATCAAAAGGTGTTAAAAGTGGTATAGAAAAACTCAATGTTTGGATGATGCCAAGTTTATTTATACTACTTATTTTAATGCTTGGGTATTCTTTTAGTATGGATGGTTTTTCTAAAGCGAGTGAGTTTTTATTTGTGCCTGATTTTTCAAAATTAAGTGTTAATTCTATATTAGATGCACTAGGGCTTGCATTTTTTAGTATGTCTTTGGGTGTTTGTGTGATTTTAACTTATGCAGCAAGCTTGCCTGATAAAACAAATTTTATAAGTAGTGCTTTAAATATTATTATTATTAATACTATCATTGGTTTAATGATGGGGCTTATTGTATTTACTTTTATATTTGAATTTGGAGCTGATCCTACCCAACAAGGTCCAGGGCTTATATTTATATCACTAACAACACTTTTTGCAAAATTAGGATTTTTAGGAAATGTTTTAGCTATAGCCTTTTTTATCGCATTGTTTTTTGCAGGAATTACTTCGGCTATTTCCATGATAGAACCTTTTACTTTTTATCTTATAAATCGTTATCAAATTTCAAGAAAAAAAGCTTTGGTTTTTGTGGGTATGATTGTTTATTTTCTTGGAAGTTTATCTATACTTTCTTTTTATCATGTAAGTGCGCCAAGTTTAAATTTCTTTGGAAAAAGTTTTTTTGATATTTTAGACTTTTTCATACAAAATTTATTAATGCCAATTTCTGCTTTAATTACAGCATTTTTTGTGGGTTTTGTGCTTAAAAAAGAAGCTTTACAAATTTTATTTCAACCATTTATGCGCGGGATATATTTTGAAATTTGGTATATCTTTTTAAGATATATTTCTCCATTAGCAGTGATTTTAATCATGGCTAGACAGCTTTTTTTCTAA
- a CDS encoding sodium-dependent transporter, which yields MNEKFSKIGFVLAVAGSAVGLGNAWKFPTLVGQNGGSAFVLLYLLLTLGVGFVIFLAELSIGKLSEKDPVNAYYTLAPKHKRAWSIVGFSLIGAILIVSFYSVIIGWIVKYAYFGFFPLPKSIEESGAIFGNLLSNDVLSQFICFTFVFIVIFYVVSKGVKSGIEKLNVWMMPSLFILLILMLGYSFSMDGFSKASEFLFSPDFSKLGVGAFLSALGLACFSLSIGVGSIITYSASLSDKTNFITSTINIIIINIIIGIMMGLIVFTFIFEFNGDPAQQGPGLIFVSLMSLFSNIDPIGFLPLGNILAVAFFIALFFAGITSAVSMIEPLTFYLINSYNFTRKKALIFIAFIVYFLGSLCILSGIEWSKDSLEFFGKSFFDILDFIASNLMMPLGGLFGAIFVGFVLKKEALQTLFYPYMRGKYFECWYFFVRYISPLAVILIMAKQLFF from the coding sequence ATGAATGAAAAATTTTCTAAAATAGGTTTTGTATTAGCAGTAGCAGGCTCAGCTGTTGGGCTTGGAAATGCTTGGAAATTCCCAACTTTAGTAGGACAAAATGGAGGCTCAGCCTTTGTGCTTTTGTATTTACTTTTGACTTTGGGAGTAGGTTTTGTGATATTTTTAGCCGAACTTAGCATAGGAAAACTTAGTGAAAAAGACCCTGTAAATGCTTATTATACTTTAGCACCAAAACACAAAAGAGCTTGGTCTATAGTCGGTTTTTCACTAATAGGTGCTATTTTAATTGTTTCTTTTTATAGTGTGATTATAGGATGGATTGTGAAGTATGCTTATTTTGGATTTTTTCCTTTACCAAAAAGCATAGAAGAAAGTGGTGCTATTTTTGGAAATTTACTTTCTAATGATGTTTTATCTCAATTTATATGTTTTACTTTTGTATTTATAGTGATTTTTTATGTAGTATCAAAAGGTGTTAAAAGTGGTATAGAAAAACTCAATGTTTGGATGATGCCAAGTTTATTTATACTACTTATTTTAATGCTTGGGTATTCTTTTAGTATGGATGGTTTTTCTAAAGCGAGTGAGTTTTTGTTTTCTCCGGACTTTTCCAAGCTTGGGGTAGGAGCGTTTTTGAGTGCTTTAGGACTTGCTTGTTTTTCTTTATCTATTGGAGTGGGCTCGATTATAACTTATTCAGCGAGTTTATCAGATAAAACAAATTTTATTACAAGTACTATTAATATTATTATTATTAATATTATTATTGGTATTATGATGGGGCTTATTGTATTTACTTTTATATTTGAATTTAATGGAGATCCAGCTCAGCAAGGTCCAGGTTTGATTTTTGTATCTTTAATGAGTTTGTTTTCAAATATTGATCCAATCGGTTTTTTACCTTTAGGAAATATTTTAGCTGTGGCTTTTTTTATAGCTTTATTTTTTGCAGGGATTACTTCAGCAGTTTCCATGATAGAGCCTTTAACTTTTTACTTAATCAATTCTTATAATTTTACAAGAAAAAAAGCTTTGATTTTTATAGCTTTCATTGTATATTTTTTGGGAAGTTTGTGTATTTTATCAGGAATTGAGTGGAGTAAAGATTCTTTAGAATTTTTTGGAAAAAGTTTTTTTGATATATTGGATTTTATAGCTTCAAATTTAATGATGCCTTTGGGTGGATTATTTGGTGCAATTTTCGTAGGCTTTGTGCTTAAAAAAGAAGCTTTGCAAACTTTATTTTATCCTTATATGAGGGGTAAATACTTTGAGTGCTGGTATTTTTTTGTAAGGTATATCTCGCCTTTAGCGGTGATTTTAATCATGGCAAAACAATTATTTTTTTAA
- a CDS encoding F0F1 ATP synthase subunit C, with protein sequence MKKIVFLMLALSGFAFAAEGSMNQWLASFSILAAGLGLGVAALGGAIGMGNTAAATIAGTARNPGLGGKLMTTMFIALAMIEAQVIYALVIALIALYANPFQALVAA encoded by the coding sequence ATGAAAAAAATCGTATTTTTAATGCTAGCTTTAAGCGGTTTTGCATTTGCAGCTGAAGGTTCTATGAATCAATGGTTAGCTTCTTTTTCTATCTTAGCAGCAGGTTTAGGACTTGGTGTTGCAGCTTTAGGTGGAGCTATTGGTATGGGTAACACTGCAGCAGCAACTATAGCAGGTACTGCTAGAAATCCTGGTCTTGGTGGTAAATTAATGACTACTATGTTTATTGCTTTGGCGATGATTGAAGCTCAAGTTATTTATGCACTTGTTATTGCTCTTATCGCTCTTTATGCTAATCCATTCCAAGCATTAGTAGCAGCTTAA